A stretch of Cucumis sativus cultivar 9930 chromosome 2, Cucumber_9930_V3, whole genome shotgun sequence DNA encodes these proteins:
- the LOC101208952 gene encoding uncharacterized protein LOC101208952 produces MDKNEETGSPGWGASLFLQTTEDVARAVAAAAAAATDARSPRPSVIYSSKDDEGGSPLQRLQRQVNKVLKGFSSPPQVKTAGTYNPEVLTTQKRQWANFQLQYLDHRSQKEPTRIFESMVVVGLHPNCDIQALQRQYAAKRSEGSGRLRTALNNSQNQSRVEPHLEPQVLFVYPPEKQLPLKYKDLLSFCFPGGVEVHAVEKTPSMSELNEILLGQEHFKQSDLSFVFRLQVADDSTLYGCCVLVEELVQKPSGLLSVSEKPSSHSSLSRYVLTTRRCYCILSRLPFFELHFGVLNSIFTEERLQRLTKGIGVLNLESTENLSNDEDLVEDMGSMTLDQSAAEDMDEGKEEYSQRMGDENHVDHQVLDGHFQCLRKGVSNDIVAKLDPEPEVVTDKIESVSVHKENHDIEVDDFTSNKQAIDRRLPNAVLPLFRYYQYESSESSSSFQGSPSEDRNFRSDADDTETEEASFSGQDDSTDLLDILEWAKENKNGSLQIICEYYQLHYPARGCSVKFHPLEHLHPMEYYRSGKTVLHVAGSTIDPRSCSTSLELAEAHGALMVEEEANALSIWTVASICGSLRLEHILSILAGALLEKQIVVVCSNLGILSASVLSIIPMIRPYQWQSLLMPVLPNDMLDFLDAPVPYIVGVKNKTSEVQSKLTNAVLVDVNKNQVKAPTIPQLPKQKELFSSLRPYHAELVGESFLGRKRPVHECTDVQVEAAKGFLKVLRLYLDSLCSNLRSHTITNVQSNDDKVSLLLKESFIESFPSRDRPFLKLFVDTQLFSVHTDLVLSFFQKE; encoded by the exons ATGGATAAGAACGAAGAGACGGGGAGCCCTGGTTGGGGTGCTTCACTTTTCCTCCAGACGACTGAAGATGTTGCAAGAGCCGTGGCTGCTGCAGCTGCTGCCGCAACCGATGCTCGCTCTCCTCGTCCTTCTGTCATATATTCTTCAAAAGACGACGAGGGCGGCAGTCCACTACAGAGATTGCAGCGTCAAGTTAATAAAGTGCTCAAAGGGTTTTCTAGTCCTCCTCAAGTCAAAACTGCAGGAACTTACAATCCTGAAGTTCTCACTACCCAAAAGCGTCAGTGGGCCAATTTCCAGTTGCAGTACTTG GACCATCGATCTCAGAAGGAGCCAACTAGGATTTTTGAGAGCATGGTTGTTGTTGGCCTTCATCCTAATTGTGATATTCAGGCACTTCAGAGACAGTATGCTGCAAAGAGGTCAGAAGGTTCCGGGAGACTCCGAACTGCTCTTAATAATAGTCAGAATCAATCCCGGGTGGAACCTCATCTCGAACCACAG GTCCTATTTGTTTACCCTCCTGAGAAACAGTTACCACTCAAGTACAAGGACCTTCTTTCGTTCTGCTTTCCAGGAGGTGTGGAG GTTCACGCTGTTGAAAAAACTCCTTCCATGAGTGAGTTGAATGAGATTCTTCTTGGGCAG GAACACTTTAAGCAAAGTGATCTCTCATTTGTATTCCGCTTACAG GTTGCTGATGATTCAACATTGTATGGATGCTGTGTTTTAGTTGAAGAATTAGTGCAGAAACCATCTGGGTTGCTTTCTGTTTCTGAAAAACCATCTTCCCACTCATCCTTGAGCCGTTACGTACTAACCACACGCAGATGCTACTGCATCCTTTCTCGGTTGCCATTCTTCGAATTACATTTTGGTGTGTTGAATAG CATCTTCACCGAAGAAAGGCTGCAAAGATTAACAAAAGGTATTGGTGTTTTGAATTTGGAATCCACAGAGAATTTGAGCAATGATGAAGATTTGGTGGAAGACATGGGTTCCATGACTTTAGATCAGAGTGCAGCTGAAGACATGGATGAGGGAAAAGAGGAATATTCTCAAAGAATGGGTGATGAAAATCATGTTGACCATCAAGTGCTAGATGGTCATTTTCAATGTCTGAGAAAGGGTGTTAGCAACGATATAGTTGCCAAACTCGATCCAGAACCAGAGGTAGTTACAGACAAAATAGAATCTGTTAGTGTACATAAGGAAAATCATGATATCGAAGTTGATGATTTTACAAGCAACAAGCAGGCAATTGACAGGCGTTTACCGAATGCTGTTCTACCTCTCTTCCGTTATTATCAATATGAAAGCTCTGAATCATCGTCAAG TTTTCAGGGGTCTCCGAGTGAAGATAGAAATTTCAGAAGTGACGCTGATGACACAGAGACAGAGGAGGCATCTTTCTCTGGCCAGGATGATTCCACGGACCTACTTGACATTCTTGAATGGGCCAAG GAAAATAAGAATGGTTCATTACAAATCATATGCGAGTATTACCAGTTGCATTACCCTGCGAGGGGCTGTTCTGTTAAGTTTCATCCTTTGGAGCACCTGCATCCGATGGAGTATTATAGATCAGGCAAAACAGTTCTACATGTTGCTGGCTCGACCATTGATCCAAGATCATGCAGTACAAGTCTTGAATTAGCAGAG GCACACGGTGCTCTCATGGTAGAGGAGGAAGCAAATGCCTTGTCAATATGGACTGTTGCAAGCATTTGTGGTTCTTTGCGCCTTGAGCAT attttatcaattttagcTGGAGCGCTGCTGGAGAAGCAGATTGTGGTTGTTTGTTCCAATCTG GGTATCCTATCAGCTTCGGTTTTATCGATTATTCCTATGATTCGTCCCTACCAGTGGCAAAGCTTGCTGATGCCA GTGTTACCAAATGACATGCTGGACTTTTTGGATGCTCCTGTTCCTTACATA GTTGGcgtgaaaaataaaaccagTGAAGTACAGTCAAAGTTAACCAATGCCGTTTTGGTTGATGTGAACAAGAACCAG GTCAAGGCCCCAACAATACCTCAGTTGCCAAAACAAAAGGAGTTATTCTCATCATTAAGACCGTATCACGCAGAACTAGTCGGAGAGAGCTTTTTAGGGAGAAAGAGGCCAGTGCATGAATGCACTGATGTgcag GTTGAGGCCGCCAAGGGTTTCCTAAAAGTGCTAAGATTATACTTGGACTCCCTCTGCTCTAACCTCCGTTCACATACAATTACTAATGTACAATCGAATGATGATAAG GTATCATTACTCTTGAAGGAGAGCTTCATTGAGTCGTTCCCAAGCCGTGATCGGCCATTTTTGAAG CTTTTTGTGGACACACAGTTGTTCTCTGTACATACAGATCTTGTTCTCTCGTTCTTCCAGAAGGAATGA
- the LOC101214722 gene encoding growth-regulating factor 5 isoform X3, with protein MSARNRFPFTAAQWQELEHQALIFKYMVSGVPIPPELLYSIKATSLDTPFISRLFPHQYPQAVGWNYLQMGSGRKIDPEPGRCRRTDGKKWRCSKEAYPDSKYCERHMHRGKNRSRKPVEQVLKTTPLNSSNPSTPAISSITHNSETHPHPHPHPFHYQNPSASSHPSLLPDYRRNRYIYGEKEENSFVREQHSGNMRGFSGSSMDDSWQLTPLTMSCSSSSSRYKNCSALQGDYSSYLQLQSFEKYNEMQSKMDRDQEPQKTVHHFFDEWSPKHRESWDDLDDKSSNTGSVSATRLSMSTPNTDSSIFSFNKRNEN; from the exons ATGAGCGCACGAAACAGGTTTCCGTTCACTGCAGCTCAATGGCAAGAGCTTGAGCACCAAGCTCTGATCTTCAAGTACATGGTCTCCGGCGTCCCTATCCCTCCCGAACTGCTTTACAGCATTAAGGCAACCTCTTTGGACACTCCTTTCATTTCCAGGCTCTTTCCTCACCAATATCCACAAG CAGTTGGATGGAACTACTTGCAGATGGGTTCTGGGAGGAAAATTGATCCTGAGCCTGGAAGGTGCAGAAGAACAGACGGTAAGAAATGGAGATGCTCCAAAGAGGCATACCCAGATTCTAAATACTGTGAGAGACATATGCACAGAGGTAAAAACCGTTCAAGAAAGCCTGTGgaacaagttttgaaaacaactcCCCTAAACTCTTCTAATCCATCCACCCCAGCCATCTCATCCATCACCCACAACTCTGAAACCCATCCCCATCCCCATCCCCACCCTTTTCACTATCAAAATCCCTCTGCTTCTTCTCATCCATCCTTACTTCCAGATTACAG AAGAAACAGGTATATTTATggggagaaggaagaaaattcCTTTGTTAGGGAACAACATTCTGGAAACATGAGAGGTTTCTCTGGTTCGTCTATGGATGATTCGTGGCAGTTAACTCCTCTGACAATGAGTTGCTCTTCCTCATCCTCCAGATACAAGAACTGCTCTGCTTTACAAGGTGATTACTCTTCTTACTTGCAGCTGCAGagctttgaaaaatataatgagaTGCAGAGTAAGATGGACAGAGATCAAGAACCACAGAAGACAGTGCATCATTTTTTTGATGAATGGTCTCCTAAACATAGAGAGTCTTGGGATGATTTGGATGATAAGTCATCTAATACAGGCTCAGTTTCTGCAACTCGACTTTCAATGTCTACTCCTAACACAGATTCCTCCATCTTCAGTTTCAATAAGCGTAACGAGAACTGA
- the LOC101214722 gene encoding growth-regulating factor 5 isoform X1: protein MSARNRFPFTAAQWQELEHQALIFKYMVSGVPIPPELLYSIKATSLDTPFISRLFPHQYPQVSAVGWNYLQMGSGRKIDPEPGRCRRTDGKKWRCSKEAYPDSKYCERHMHRGKNRSRKPVEQVLKTTPLNSSNPSTPAISSITHNSETHPHPHPHPFHYQNPSASSHPSLLPDYRRNRYIYGEKEENSFVREQHSGNMRGFSGSSMDDSWQLTPLTMSCSSSSSRYKNCSALQGDYSSYLQLQSFEKYNEMQSKMDRDQEPQKTVHHFFDEWSPKHRESWDDLDDKSSNTGSVSATRLSMSTPNTDSSIFSFNKRNEN, encoded by the exons ATGAGCGCACGAAACAGGTTTCCGTTCACTGCAGCTCAATGGCAAGAGCTTGAGCACCAAGCTCTGATCTTCAAGTACATGGTCTCCGGCGTCCCTATCCCTCCCGAACTGCTTTACAGCATTAAGGCAACCTCTTTGGACACTCCTTTCATTTCCAGGCTCTTTCCTCACCAATATCCACAAG TTTCAGCAGTTGGATGGAACTACTTGCAGATGGGTTCTGGGAGGAAAATTGATCCTGAGCCTGGAAGGTGCAGAAGAACAGACGGTAAGAAATGGAGATGCTCCAAAGAGGCATACCCAGATTCTAAATACTGTGAGAGACATATGCACAGAGGTAAAAACCGTTCAAGAAAGCCTGTGgaacaagttttgaaaacaactcCCCTAAACTCTTCTAATCCATCCACCCCAGCCATCTCATCCATCACCCACAACTCTGAAACCCATCCCCATCCCCATCCCCACCCTTTTCACTATCAAAATCCCTCTGCTTCTTCTCATCCATCCTTACTTCCAGATTACAG AAGAAACAGGTATATTTATggggagaaggaagaaaattcCTTTGTTAGGGAACAACATTCTGGAAACATGAGAGGTTTCTCTGGTTCGTCTATGGATGATTCGTGGCAGTTAACTCCTCTGACAATGAGTTGCTCTTCCTCATCCTCCAGATACAAGAACTGCTCTGCTTTACAAGGTGATTACTCTTCTTACTTGCAGCTGCAGagctttgaaaaatataatgagaTGCAGAGTAAGATGGACAGAGATCAAGAACCACAGAAGACAGTGCATCATTTTTTTGATGAATGGTCTCCTAAACATAGAGAGTCTTGGGATGATTTGGATGATAAGTCATCTAATACAGGCTCAGTTTCTGCAACTCGACTTTCAATGTCTACTCCTAACACAGATTCCTCCATCTTCAGTTTCAATAAGCGTAACGAGAACTGA
- the LOC101214722 gene encoding growth-regulating factor 5 isoform X5 — translation MSARNRFPFTAAQWQELEHQALIFKYMVSGVPIPPELLYSIKATSLDTPFISRLFPHQYPQVGWNYLQMGSGRKIDPEPGRCRRTDGKKWRCSKEAYPDSKYCERHMHRGKNRSRKPVEQVLKTTPLNSSNPSTPAISSITHNSETHPHPHPHPFHYQNPSASSHPSLLPDYRRNRYIYGEKEENSFVREQHSGNMRGFSGSSMDDSWQLTPLTMSCSSSSSRYKNCSALQGDYSSYLQLQSFEKYNEMQSKMDRDQEPQKTVHHFFDEWSPKHRESWDDLDDKSSNTGSVSATRLSMSTPNTDSSIFSFNKRNEN, via the exons ATGAGCGCACGAAACAGGTTTCCGTTCACTGCAGCTCAATGGCAAGAGCTTGAGCACCAAGCTCTGATCTTCAAGTACATGGTCTCCGGCGTCCCTATCCCTCCCGAACTGCTTTACAGCATTAAGGCAACCTCTTTGGACACTCCTTTCATTTCCAGGCTCTTTCCTCACCAATATCCACAAG TTGGATGGAACTACTTGCAGATGGGTTCTGGGAGGAAAATTGATCCTGAGCCTGGAAGGTGCAGAAGAACAGACGGTAAGAAATGGAGATGCTCCAAAGAGGCATACCCAGATTCTAAATACTGTGAGAGACATATGCACAGAGGTAAAAACCGTTCAAGAAAGCCTGTGgaacaagttttgaaaacaactcCCCTAAACTCTTCTAATCCATCCACCCCAGCCATCTCATCCATCACCCACAACTCTGAAACCCATCCCCATCCCCATCCCCACCCTTTTCACTATCAAAATCCCTCTGCTTCTTCTCATCCATCCTTACTTCCAGATTACAG AAGAAACAGGTATATTTATggggagaaggaagaaaattcCTTTGTTAGGGAACAACATTCTGGAAACATGAGAGGTTTCTCTGGTTCGTCTATGGATGATTCGTGGCAGTTAACTCCTCTGACAATGAGTTGCTCTTCCTCATCCTCCAGATACAAGAACTGCTCTGCTTTACAAGGTGATTACTCTTCTTACTTGCAGCTGCAGagctttgaaaaatataatgagaTGCAGAGTAAGATGGACAGAGATCAAGAACCACAGAAGACAGTGCATCATTTTTTTGATGAATGGTCTCCTAAACATAGAGAGTCTTGGGATGATTTGGATGATAAGTCATCTAATACAGGCTCAGTTTCTGCAACTCGACTTTCAATGTCTACTCCTAACACAGATTCCTCCATCTTCAGTTTCAATAAGCGTAACGAGAACTGA
- the LOC101214722 gene encoding growth-regulating factor 5 isoform X2: MSARNRFPFTAAQWQELEHQALIFKYMVSGVPIPPELLYSIKATSLDTPFISRLFPHQYPQVSAVGWNYLQMGSGRKIDPEPGRCRRTDGKKWRCSKEAYPDSKYCERHMHRGKNRSRKPVEQVLKTTPLNSSNPSTPAISSITHNSETHPHPHPHPFHYQNPSASSHPSLLPDYRNRYIYGEKEENSFVREQHSGNMRGFSGSSMDDSWQLTPLTMSCSSSSSRYKNCSALQGDYSSYLQLQSFEKYNEMQSKMDRDQEPQKTVHHFFDEWSPKHRESWDDLDDKSSNTGSVSATRLSMSTPNTDSSIFSFNKRNEN, translated from the exons ATGAGCGCACGAAACAGGTTTCCGTTCACTGCAGCTCAATGGCAAGAGCTTGAGCACCAAGCTCTGATCTTCAAGTACATGGTCTCCGGCGTCCCTATCCCTCCCGAACTGCTTTACAGCATTAAGGCAACCTCTTTGGACACTCCTTTCATTTCCAGGCTCTTTCCTCACCAATATCCACAAG TTTCAGCAGTTGGATGGAACTACTTGCAGATGGGTTCTGGGAGGAAAATTGATCCTGAGCCTGGAAGGTGCAGAAGAACAGACGGTAAGAAATGGAGATGCTCCAAAGAGGCATACCCAGATTCTAAATACTGTGAGAGACATATGCACAGAGGTAAAAACCGTTCAAGAAAGCCTGTGgaacaagttttgaaaacaactcCCCTAAACTCTTCTAATCCATCCACCCCAGCCATCTCATCCATCACCCACAACTCTGAAACCCATCCCCATCCCCATCCCCACCCTTTTCACTATCAAAATCCCTCTGCTTCTTCTCATCCATCCTTACTTCCAGATTACAG AAACAGGTATATTTATggggagaaggaagaaaattcCTTTGTTAGGGAACAACATTCTGGAAACATGAGAGGTTTCTCTGGTTCGTCTATGGATGATTCGTGGCAGTTAACTCCTCTGACAATGAGTTGCTCTTCCTCATCCTCCAGATACAAGAACTGCTCTGCTTTACAAGGTGATTACTCTTCTTACTTGCAGCTGCAGagctttgaaaaatataatgagaTGCAGAGTAAGATGGACAGAGATCAAGAACCACAGAAGACAGTGCATCATTTTTTTGATGAATGGTCTCCTAAACATAGAGAGTCTTGGGATGATTTGGATGATAAGTCATCTAATACAGGCTCAGTTTCTGCAACTCGACTTTCAATGTCTACTCCTAACACAGATTCCTCCATCTTCAGTTTCAATAAGCGTAACGAGAACTGA
- the LOC101214722 gene encoding growth-regulating factor 5 isoform X4, whose translation MSARNRFPFTAAQWQELEHQALIFKYMVSGVPIPPELLYSIKATSLDTPFISRLFPHQYPQVSAVGWNYLQMGSGRKIDPEPGRCRRTDGKKWRCSKEAYPDSKYCERHMHRGKNRSRKPVEQVLKTTPLNSSNPSTPAISSITHNSETHPHPHPHPFHYQNPSASSHPSLLPDYRYIYGEKEENSFVREQHSGNMRGFSGSSMDDSWQLTPLTMSCSSSSSRYKNCSALQGDYSSYLQLQSFEKYNEMQSKMDRDQEPQKTVHHFFDEWSPKHRESWDDLDDKSSNTGSVSATRLSMSTPNTDSSIFSFNKRNEN comes from the exons ATGAGCGCACGAAACAGGTTTCCGTTCACTGCAGCTCAATGGCAAGAGCTTGAGCACCAAGCTCTGATCTTCAAGTACATGGTCTCCGGCGTCCCTATCCCTCCCGAACTGCTTTACAGCATTAAGGCAACCTCTTTGGACACTCCTTTCATTTCCAGGCTCTTTCCTCACCAATATCCACAAG TTTCAGCAGTTGGATGGAACTACTTGCAGATGGGTTCTGGGAGGAAAATTGATCCTGAGCCTGGAAGGTGCAGAAGAACAGACGGTAAGAAATGGAGATGCTCCAAAGAGGCATACCCAGATTCTAAATACTGTGAGAGACATATGCACAGAGGTAAAAACCGTTCAAGAAAGCCTGTGgaacaagttttgaaaacaactcCCCTAAACTCTTCTAATCCATCCACCCCAGCCATCTCATCCATCACCCACAACTCTGAAACCCATCCCCATCCCCATCCCCACCCTTTTCACTATCAAAATCCCTCTGCTTCTTCTCATCCATCCTTACTTCCAGATTACAG GTATATTTATggggagaaggaagaaaattcCTTTGTTAGGGAACAACATTCTGGAAACATGAGAGGTTTCTCTGGTTCGTCTATGGATGATTCGTGGCAGTTAACTCCTCTGACAATGAGTTGCTCTTCCTCATCCTCCAGATACAAGAACTGCTCTGCTTTACAAGGTGATTACTCTTCTTACTTGCAGCTGCAGagctttgaaaaatataatgagaTGCAGAGTAAGATGGACAGAGATCAAGAACCACAGAAGACAGTGCATCATTTTTTTGATGAATGGTCTCCTAAACATAGAGAGTCTTGGGATGATTTGGATGATAAGTCATCTAATACAGGCTCAGTTTCTGCAACTCGACTTTCAATGTCTACTCCTAACACAGATTCCTCCATCTTCAGTTTCAATAAGCGTAACGAGAACTGA
- the LOC101208706 gene encoding mediator of RNA polymerase II transcription subunit 20a, which yields MPLKWVLHWQPNAGSTVNSQILNEVSQCVESIHGVKGGKWKATLTFYKPILRDQNSPAAEFPRDFLGISLPEQPNKYYLIIRGQRIVLEADFTIQAIMEKLQSYKLRVALNFEGFQYQLGDFQLRVGKVVPNNSENLRGIVMEIEYLPISSMEKSRQVMEEFFDVWQEAMSKSSLPGRFMHIESNFAEYGLSDYYTSQHTAVQYGNVMAQLIATVQAVQSARN from the exons ATGCCgctaaaatg GGTTTTGCATTGGCAACCCAATGCCGGCAGCACTGTTAACAGTCAGATACTCAACGAGGTTTCGCAATGTGTTGAGAGTATCCATGGCGTTAAAGGGGGCAAGTGGAAAGCTACTCTCACTTTCTACAAACCCATCTTACGAG ACCAGAACTCACCGGCCGCCGAATTCCCCCGCGACTTTCTCGGAATTTCGCTGCCGGAGCAGCCAAATAAGTATTACCTTATAATTCGTGGCCAACGGATCGTCTTGGAAGCTGATTTTACGATTCAGGCTATAATGGAGAAGCTGCAGTCGTACAAATTGCGCGTAGCTCTCAATTTCGAG GGGTTTCAGTATCAGTTAGGGGATTTCCAACTGAGAGTGGGAAAAGTTGTTCCCAACAATTCCGAGAATTTGAGAGGAATAGTTATGGAG ATTGAGTATCTCCCAATTTCTTCAATGGAGAAATCAAGACAGGTAATGGAGGAGTTCTTCGACGTATGGCAAGAAGCCATGTCAAAAAGTTCATTACCAGGTCGTTTCATGCACATAGAATCAAACTTTGCAGAATATGGACTGTCGGATTACTATACTTCTCAACACACAGCAGTTCAATATGGCAACGTCATGGCTCAACTAATCGCTACTGTGCAAGCAGTTCAATCCGCCAGAAATTAG
- the LOC105434531 gene encoding stress-response A/B barrel domain-containing protein UP3 has protein sequence MAQRSGTSLSPEICDSHHLTLKFKMLSSALRTLTTLPSTSRNLRLLRLNPCPSSRPFSVKMSAHTQPIEHIVLFKVKEGIDSSKVNDMLNGLNGLISLDQVLHLTAGPILRNRSSSSSFTHLLHSRYPSKEDLSIYSAHPAHMNVVKQFVLPICDDIMAVDWVADALQGSLVPPPGSALRVTFLKLKENLGDEVKGQILEVIAGLREKLGPNVQLTVGENFSPARAKGFSIASIAILPGPNELEAAASDKEMVELQKEKVREHLESVIVVDYVVPPPQTASL, from the coding sequence atggCACAACGGAGCGGCACGTCCCTGTCCCCCGAAATCTGTGATTCTCATCATTTGacattgaaatttaaaatgcTCTCCTCTGCTCTCCGGACTTTGACGACGCTACCATCCACTTCCAGGAATCTTCGTCTCCTCCGCCTAAATCCTTGTCCTTCTTCCCGACCATTTTCCGTCAAAATGTCCGCTCACACTCAACCCATCGAGCACATCGTCCTCTTCAAGGTCAAAGAGGGTATCGATTCATCCAAGGTAAACGACATGCTCAATGGCCTCAACGGCCTCATCTCCCTCGACCAAGTCCTCCATCTCACCGCCGGCCCCATTCTCCGCAACcgctcctcctcctcctctttcACTCACCTCCTCCACAGCCGATATCCTTCCAAGGAGGATCTCTCCATCTACTCCGCCCACCCTGCTCACATGAACGTCGTCAAGCAATTTGTTCTTCCCATCTGCGATGACATCATGGCCGTCGATTGGGTCGCCGATGCTTTGCAAGGCTCTCTCGTCCCACCTCCTGGGTCCGCCCTTAGAGTTACCTTCCTCAAACTCAAGGAGAATCTGGGCGACGAAGTCAAGGGCCAGATCTTGGAGGTCATTGCAGGGCTGAGGGAGAAATTGGGGCCCAATGTCCAGCTGACGGTGGGCGAAAACTTTTCCCCGGCCAGAGCCAAGGGTTTCTCAATTGCTTCGATTGCCATTTTGCCAGGGCCAAATGAGTTGGAGGCGGCGGCTTCAGACAAAGAGATGGTGGAATTGCAGAAAGAGAAGGTCAGGGAGCATTTGGAGAGTGTAATTGTGGTGGACTACGTGGTTCCGCCGCCGCAAACGGCAAGTCTCTAA